The following nucleotide sequence is from uncultured Draconibacterium sp..
GGTAACGAAATTCAAAGCCCGATGGCACAGGTAATTTTAGGAGGTTTGCTCACATCAACCATCCTGAATATTTACGTGGTGCCAATCGTTTACTACGCGCTAAACAAAAATGGACACTCTAAAAAGGACTCGAAATGAAACAACTGATATTCATAATTATATCGATTCTTGCTATTAGTCAATTTGCGAAGGCACAAAATAGTATTGATGCCTTGCTGACCGAGATTGAGAATAACAACACTACCCTTTCAGCGCTCAGAAAAACTATTGACGCTGAAAAAATTGGTAACAAAACAGGTATTCAACTGCAAAATCCTGAGGTGGAGTTTCATTACTTGTGGGGCGATCCTTCTGCAATTGGAAACCGCACGGATATCAGCGTTCAGCAGTCGTTTGATTTTCCATCAGCTTATGCCTATCGCAACCAAATTGCGGACATGAAAAATGAACAGGCCGAGCTGGAATACAAAAAGCAAAAGATGGATATTTTCCTTCAGGTGCGGATGATTTGTGCAGAACTCACCTATCAGAATGCACTGCGAGAAGAATACCAAAAACGACAGGAAAATGCGAGCCAGATTGCTAAATCGGTTGAAACAAAGCTGAATGCCGGAGAAGCCAACATCCTGGATCAGAACAAAGCAAAAGTTACGCTTTTGAATACGGAAGCTGAGCTTCGCCACATTGAAATTCAACGACAGACACTGCTGCAACAATTGGCAACGCTAAACGGGGGTAATGCGGTTGATTTTGAAGAAACGACTTTTCAAACCGTTCCAATTGATTCCGATTTTGAACAGTGGGCAGCACAAGCCGCTGCAAATAATCCGGTACTGGCCTGGTTAGAACAGGAAATTGCTATTTCTGACAAAAACACGCAATTACAAAAAGCACAAAGTTTGCCAAAACTGAATGCGGGCTACATGAGCGAAAAAGTAGTTGGTGAGCATTTTCAGGGTGTTTCGGTGGGCGTTTCAATACCGCTGTTCGAGAATAAGAACACCGTGAAATATGCACAATTAAAGAACGAAGCTGCCCAACATCGTGAGACCGATGAAAAGCTGCGTTTTTACAACGAAATGAAAACGCTTCATGCCAAAGCAATTGCGATTCAACAAAATATATCGCAATTTCAGGAGCAACTTAATCTGCAAAACGATTTGGCCTTGCTGCAAAAGGCGCTGGACAAAGGTTCCATTTCGCTTACCGAGTATTTATTTGAGCTGACAGTGTATTACGACAGCCTGGAGAAATTGCTTGATATGGAAAGGGAATTAAGTTTTACCAAGGCGCAATTGTTGATTTACAGCTAACATTTTATAGAATCCGGTTAAGCTGTTTAAAGACCAAAGTCAGTAACGGAAAACAAAAGAGCTTTTATTGTTCTTTTTAATCCGGTCATTGACTTTGGTCTTTTTTGTACTTCAACCTTTTATTAATTTCAGTTATTGCATCTTCTCTCCCATTTCAACTCATTTATATCCTCAACACAAACCCAGTTAACATTGAAATAATGTTCACTATTAGCATTTATTTTATCCTCCAAATCAATTTTATCGCTTCATAGAATTTATTTATCATTACACAGTAACTATAAGTATCATAATACGTTACAACATTTAGCTTTTACATAAATTTTGGAATGCTAATATTCGTACAAATCAACAACCTAAAATCGTAATAGATTTCAATAATGATTCATCAATTATTTATATATCTATTTATATAGATATTTACATTCTATAACATATATTTGCAGCGAAAAAAGAATCAAAAACGATTACAAATATGTCAACACAAAAATTCAATTACCTACTATTATTGCTGTTATTAACGCCGGCAATATTAAAGGCACAACCAAGACCATTGAGTTTGAGCGAGGCACTCATTCTTGCCGAAGAAAACAACCTTAATGTAAAAAGTGCTGAAGCCCGTGTGGAAGCTGCACGTGCTAATTATCGAATGACAAACTCTGTTTTTTTACCGGGATTGGAAGCGAGTCACACGGGAATGTCAACCAACGACCCGCTAAATTCTTTTGGTTTCAAATTAAAACAAGAGATTGTAACACAACAAGATTTTAATCCTGATCTATTAAATGATCCGGGAAGCATCGAGAATTTCCAGACCAAAATTGAGTTACAGCAACCATTGTTGAACCTTGATGGAATTTATGCCCGAAAGGCAGCCAAAAATCAATTGGATGCGATGTCATTTCAGACTAACAGGGTTAAACTGAACATTAAATTCGAAGTAAAAAAAGCTTATTATATGCTTGAGCTGGCCGAATCGTCAGTTGAGGTACTGGAAAAATCAGTAGCTGTAGCAGAAGAAGCTTTACGATTAACAAAAAACAATGCCGAGCAGGGATTTGCTAAAGAAGCAGATGTACTGGAAGCCTCTGTACGAGTTGAAGAACGCAAGAATCAATTACTTGAAGCGCAAAACCAGCGTCAAACAGCCAACGACTTTTTGGTTTACTTGTTGGGCATGGAATTCACCGAAGTAATAGAAACTACCAATTCGCTGATTCAACCACCAATGCAGGTTATCATCGACCGTAATTCAGTAAATCTTGAAAGCCGTTCGGACATGCTGGCTTATCAGAAACAAATCGAGGCCGGCGAGAATATGGTTAAATCGAACAAAATGAAATTCGTTCCCCGCCTGAATGCTTTCGGAGCCTTTGAGTGGAACGATGAATCGTTGTTCGGAACTTCGGCTAATAATTATATGGTTGGAGCATCATTAAGCTGGAGCCTGTTTAGTGGATATAAAAATGCAGGCGCTGTTCAACATGCCACTGCACAATTAGACGAAGCACGCATTAACTACGAAGATTACTTGTCTCAAAGCCAAATTGAAATCAATCGTGCAACCCGCAAAATGGAACTGAATTATAATCGTATCCAATCGAGCAAACTGGCAAAAGATCAAGCCCAGGAGTCCTTACGAATCCGGACAAACCGTTTTGAACAGGGACTGGAAAAGACCGCTGATCTGCTGATGTCGGAAGCCCTCACCTCACAAAAAGAATTAGAATACATTCAATCAATTTATAATTACAAGCAAGCCATTTTCGAGATGGAATTGCTTATCGAACAGGATATTAACGAATAACGCCATATTTAAGATGAAAACACAATTACAAAAATCAAAACTCATAATTGCAATTGCTTTGCTATCAATAATTGCAATCTCGTGTGGTAACAAAGAGAAAGAACACGCCACGGTATCACAAGAAAAAGTTGCGGCACAAACTGCTGTTGCCAACCTTGCTGATTACCCGGTAGTACATAGTTTTTCGGGCAAACTGGAGGCCGACAAACAAAGTAATTTAAGTACCCGAATCATGGGGCAAATTCAGCGTATTTACGTAAAACCAGGTCAGAAAGTAAACCAGGGCGATCTGTTGATCCAGATCAGAAACCAGGATATCCTGGCTAAAAAAGCACAGGTTGAAGCAAGCAAAGTTGAAGCAACTACCGCTTTCGAAAGCGCTGAAAAAGACCTGAAACGCTACGAAGTACTTTACACACAAAATAGTGTATCGGACAAAGAAATGGACGACATGCGTACCGGCTACGACATGGCCAAAGCACGTTTGGCTGCCGTAGAACAGATGGAAAATGAAGTGGAAGAAAACATGCGTTATGCATCAATCCGAGCACCATATAGCGGAGTTATTACAACTAAATTCGTTCAGGAAGGTGACATGGCCAATCCGGGAATGCCTTTGTTAAGCATGGAAAGCCCGTCGCAGTGGAAAGTTATTGCACGCATCCCAGAAGCCGATATCGCAAAAGTTCAGCTTAACGATGCAGTTAAAGTAAAATTCACTGCAGCTGGAGTAGAACTGGAAGGAAAAATTATCGAAATAAATCCATCAACAACAAATACCGGCAACCAATACATGGCAAAAGTTTTGGTTACCGTTCCTGAAAATTGTACTGCAAAATTGTACAGCGGAATGTATGCCGAAGTATTGTTTGAGTATGGAACACAAAAACGCATCCTGGTTTCAGAATCAGCTTTGATCCATCGTGGTCAGCTGGTAGGAATTTATGCTGTTGGTCAATCGGGAAATGCCCTGCTTCGTTGGGTAAAAACCGGTAAAACATTTGGCGACAAAATTGAGATCATCTCCGGATTAACTGATGGAGAACAATATGTTGTGAAGTCTGACAGCAAACTTTTTGACGGAGCAATTATAGCTTCGAACTAACAAAAGGTAATTCCTCTGTGAATTACCCCTGTCGCTTCAAGGAAGCTCCTGTCCCCTTTTAGGGGGACAATCGGAACAAAGTGACGATAGGGGGTCTATTAAACGGAACTTAAAAAATGAATTTAAGAGAAAAAAAATGAAAACAGGATTTGCTGGCGGAATAGCCAAACAGTTTATAAACTCAAAATTAACGCCGCTGTTGATGGTCGCTTTTATGGCGATCGGTATCTACAGCTCGTACCTGACTCCCCGCGAGGAGGAACCGCAAATTGATGTACCAATTGCCGATATCCTCTTTAGTTATCCGGGAGCCAGCCCTAAAGAAATTGAATCCCGCGTAATGCAGCCACTCGAAAAAGTAGTTGCCAATATTCCGGGAGTTGAATACGTGTACTCTACCTCAATGCCGGGTCAGGCCATGCTCATCGTTCAGTTTTACGTTGGTGAAGACATCGAACGTTCGTTGGTAAAAATGTACAACGAAATTATGAAGCACATGGACCAAATGCCACACGGAACAAGTTTGCCGCTGGTTAAAACACGTTCTATCGACGATGTGCCGGTATTGGGATTAACTTTCTGGAGCGAAAATTACGACGATTACCAGTTGAAAAGAATTGCTCAGGAAGTAAATAACGAAATTGAACAGGTTACCGATGTTTCGGAAACAAAAGTAATTGGAGGCCGTTCTCGTCAAATTCGCGTGGTGTTAGACAACGGAGCAATGGCCCGCTATAACGTTGACGCACTTAGTATCGCTCAGAAAATACAGACTGCAAACCAACAGTTCAATACCGGATCTTTTAACAAAAATGATGTTGAATACCTGGTTGAAGCCGGTGAATTTCTGCAAACTTCTGACGATGTTTCCAACCTTGTTGTTGGAATCCACAACGGAAGCCCGGTTTACCTGAAACAGGTTGCCGAAATTCTTGACGGTCCTGAAGAGCCGATTCAATATGTGAATTTTGGTTACGGAATGATGGACGAAAAGAAAAAGGAATTTGCAGGCGAATATGGAGCTGTTACTATTTCAGTAGCAAAACGTCGTGGTGCCGATGCGATGAAAGTTTCTGACCAGATTTTGGAAAAAATCAGCCACCTTGAAAAAGACTTGATTCCATCTGACGTTCATGTTGATGTTACCCGTAACTACGGCGAAACAGCATCGCACAAAGTATCGGAACTGCTGATGCACCTTGCCGGAGCAATTATTGCCGTAACTTTTGTGGTAATGCTGGCCATGGGCTGGCGCGGTGGACTTGTAGTATTTTTGTCGGTGCCGATTACTTTCGCGCTAACAATGTTCAGCTACTATTTCCTCGATTACACCTTGAACCGGATTACGCTTTTTGCACTAGTTTTTGTAACGGGTATCGTAGTCGACGACTCGATTATTATTGCCGAAAACATGCACCGGCATTTCAAAATGAAAAAATTACCATTTATCCAGGCAGCATTACGTTCTATCGATGAAGTGGGTAACCCAACAATTCTTGCCACATTTACAGTAATTGCGGCCGTTTTACCAATGGTTTTCGTTTCAGGTTTGATGGGGCCATACATGAGCCCGATGCCGATTGGAGCTTCTATTGCAATGATCTTTTCGTTGCTGGTGGCACTTACTATTACTCCATACCTGGCATTCCGTTTGCTAAAAGTTGTTGAGAAAGACGACAAGGTAAAAAAAGCATTCAAACTGGAGAACTCACCGATTTATAAGATCTATTATAAAACGATGAAACCGATGTTGGAGTCGCCATGGAAACGCTGGACTTTTATCGGAACCATCACCTTTTTCCTGCTGGCATCGATGACACTGGTTTATTTCAAAATGGTAGCTGTAAAAATGCTTCCGTTCGATAATAAAAATGAATTCCAGGTAATTATCGACATGCCGGAAGGAACAACGCTGGAGCGCACTGCAGCCGTTACAAAAGAACTGGCAGCATACATCGCGCAACAAGAGGAAGTAATTAATTACCAGTCGTATGTAGGAACGGCGTCACCAATGAACTTTAATGGTTTGGTTCGTCACTACGACTTACGCAGAGGTTCGAATGTTGCCGATATTCAGGTAAACCTTACCGACAAAACAGAGCGCAAAGCACAAAGTCACGACATTGCAAAAGCGATGCGTCCGGGAATTCAGCAGCTGGCTAAAAAATTCAATGCCAACGCAAAAGTTGTTGAGGTTCCACCAGGCCCACCGGTACTTTCAACATTGGTTGCAGAGATTTACGGACCGGATTACGACGAACAAATTGAAGTGGCCCGTCAGGTAAAAGACTTGTTTGCCGAAACGGCCGATGTGGTAGATATCGACTGGCAAATGGAAGACGACCAGGTTGAATACAAGTTCAATGTATTGAAAGAAAAAGCGGCGCTGGCAGGTGTTTCTACACAACAGGTTGTAAACAGTGTTGCCATGGCTCTTGGCGGTCAGGAAGTAACACAACTTTATGCCGAAAAAGAACACGAGCAGGTTGGTATTCAATTACGTTTTCCTGAAGAACAGCGTTCGAGCATTGAAGACCTGAAGAAAATAAACATCATGAGCATGACCGGCCAGAAAGTGGCACTTGGTGATGTGGTTGAAATAAAAGAAGAAATTCAGGACAAAAGTATTTACCGTAAAAACCAGAAACGTGTGGTTTACGTAACTGCCGACATTGCAGGAGCCCTGGAAAGCCCGGTATACGGGATTCTGGATATGAGTAATAATCTGGATAAAATCCAACTTCCGGAAGGTTACACGCTAAACGAAGAGTTTACACAACAACCGTTCGTACAAGACAACTACAGCCTGAAATGGGACGGAGAGTGGCAAATTACCTACGAAGTATTCCGCGATTTGGGAGCTGCATTTGCAGTGGTTCTTTTGGTAATTTACATGCTCATCATCGGATGGTTCCAGAACTTTACGGTACCGTTTGTGATGATGGTTGCCATTCCTCTTTCGCTGGTTGGTATCCTAATTGGTCACTGGCTGATGGGAGCTTTCTTTACAGCAACTTCAATGATCGGATTGATTGCTTTGGCTGGAATTATGGTCCGAAACTCCATACTGCTCATCGACTTTATAAATCTCCGGCTTAAGGACGGAGCGCCGCTAAAAGATGCGGTAATCGAAGCCGGAGCAGTGCGAACCACTCCTATCCTTCTTACTGCCGGAACAGTTGTAATTGGCGCGGTTGTGATCTTATTCGACCCAATTTTCCAGGGATTGGCGATTTCACTAATGGGTGGAACAATTGCATCAACATTTTTAACACTGATTATTGTTCCGCTTATTTATTACATGACTGAGAAAAAGAAATACCCGGTAGAAGAAGCTCCTGTGGCTGAAACTCAAAAAACTGAAAATAACTTAACTAACGAGGAGGAAAAATAAAATGATGAAATTTGTAATAATTCAAAGCGCCGAAGCTTATCATCATGAGCTGGAGCAGATCTTTCGCGACATTAAGATTAATTCGTACAGCGAGTTACCGGTTGATGGTTTTATGGAGAGCGCCGACGGAAATTCAGATATTTCCAACTGGTTTGGATCGTCAAAAAATCCGTACCGCTATTTCATTTCATTTACTTTTCTTGAAGAAGATAAGGCGAATGAACTCCTCGCACGAATAAAATCATTTAATGAAGATGCTGAAGGAATAAGCCCGATAAGTGCCTTTATTTCGGCTATCGAAAAATTTGTATAAACTATTAAATTATAATACGATGAAGGAGAGAATAATACGCGCAGTTGCAGGAATACTTGTGTTGACTAGCATTCTACTAGCCATATTCGTTAATATTTACTGGCTTGGCCTGGCAGGTTTTGTGGGGTTGAATTTATTTCAATCGTCGATTACAAAATTTTGCCCACTGGAATTTTTCCTTGAAAAGGCCGGAGTAGAATAGCTCTGCAAAAAATGCGTAAGTTAAAAGGTTGTCTGTATCAGGCAACCTTTTCTTATTTTACGAAATCTTGGTATATCTGATGGATTTCCGTTAACTTTAATCGCGAACAAACACAAATAATGAATTGATATGACAGAAAATTTAAACAAAGAAACAACCAATAATTTATGGAAACTCATTATAACCCGTGGTGTAGTTTTGGCACTTGTTGGTCTTATTCTGCTTCTTTTTCCGGAAGCAACCCTAACAACACTTATTTTTATTTTAGGAATATATTGGCTAATTGACGGAGTAGTTACGCTTTACAACACTTTTAAACAACGAAAAATCAGAAAGAATTGGTGGTGGGGAGTAGTTACCGGAAGTCTTGCAATAATTGCAGGAATTATTGTAGTTGCCAAACCATTTTCAAGTTCGGTTTTAACCACTTCTTTTTTAATGTGGTTTCTGGGCATTGTAGCACTCATAAACGGAATAAGCAATGTGGTTACCGGTATTCGGATAAAAAAATACCAGGCAGGTGTACAATCAATGATTTGGGGTGGCATATTTTCCATTATACTGGGTATCATTTTAATCTCGTCGCCTTACACATCAGCTCTTGTTGTGGTTAAAGTAATTGGTTCTTTCGCCATTTTTGCCGGTATCATTACGCTATTTATAGGATACCAGGTTAAAAAGAAAACATAAACCTTCGGTGAAAAATAACAACTCCCCTATTTTTTGCATTTTTAAAAATATCATCTGCAGCAGAATCTACTTTAATGTGCGTTAACCCGAAGATTTGACTCAATAAATATCAATCTTTTGTTCATTTTGTATTTTGCAATTTCAGAATTGTTGCATACCTTTGTTAAGAACATAAGTTACGTATAAAATGAAAACAATTATCACTTCATCCGGAGATAATGTAAACTCAAAATTTGATTTACGTTTTGGACGTGCCGGTTGGTTTTGTGTTTATGACAAAGAAACCCACACAACCAATTTTATTGAAAACAGCTTTAAAAACTCGAATGGAGGAGCCGGTACAAAATCTTCGGAAATGGCAGCGGAACTGGGTGCAAACCAAATCATTTCCGGCCATTTTGGCCCGAAAGCCAAAGATATGCTCGACAAGTTTAAAATACAAATGATTGAGTTACACGAAGAAGAGCTGGATGTAAAGGATATTATTTTGAAAATCGAAAACAATTAGAAAAATGCCAGGATTAGACAAAACCGGACCAATGGGACAAGGATCCCAAACCGGAAGAAAACAGGGAAGATGCAGCACTGCATTGAGTGAAGAACAATTTGCCAACTTTGGAAGACGTGGCGGTGGCCGGGGATTTAGAATGAGAAATCTCGCAAGCGACGACACCTTACAAACTGGCTGGGGACGCGGAAAAGGGAAAGGACGTGGTAGAGGATTTGGCCGCTTAGAAAACTAATAATTCGAGATAAACCATGAGTAAAAAAATTGCTGTTCCTGTTGATGAAAACGGGATACTTGACGGTCACTTCGGTCATTGCAAATTTTTCGCATTAATCGATGTAGATGAAACTACCATTGTAAACGAAGAGCGTGTAACTCCCCCACCTCATGAACCGGGAGTTTTGCCTAAATGGTTGGCAGAAAAAGGTGTTACCGATGTATTAGCCGGAGGAATGGGCCACAAGGCAATACAAATTTTTAATTACAACAATGTAAATGTATTTGTTGGTGCACCTCAATTATCGGCTCCCGAGTTGGTGCAAGGATATGTAAACGAAACAATTGAGTTTACAGCCAATTACTGCGATCATTAAAAAGGGGTATTATAATTACCCTGTATGAAAAGAATAGTACAAACAGCGTAATAGTAAAACGCATAGCTGAGTCATACTTCATAGTCACTCAGAGTTAGCTACTAAATCGGTATTCCCCGGAGCAAAACTCCGGGGAATTTTTTAAAATCAGTTTATCATGCAAATTGCAATAGCCAGCGGCAAAGGAGGAACCGGAAAAACAACTGTCTCGGTTAATCTTTATTATTATCTATCGCAGAAGTATAACAACAAAGTGCAACTTATTGATTGCGATGTGGAAGAACCAAACGATATACTTTTCTTTCCTGAAGCAACAATGAAAAAGGAAACAGAGGTATTTACAATTGTACCCGAAATTGATACAACCAAATGCACTTTTTGCAAAAAATGTGCTGAATGGTGCGAATTTAATGCGATAAGTATTGTTAAAACACTGGAATTTGCAGAGGTAAATTACGAGCTCTGTCATTCGTGTGGTGCATGTTTCGAAGCTTGTTCTTTTGAGGCGATCAAACAAATAAAAAATCCGTTGGGTAGAATTACCGAATATCAAACAACATTTGGATCCGGTATTCACGAAGGCCGCCTTGAAATTGGTTCGGCCATGCAAACTGCACTTATAAAAAAAGTAAAAAAACACACTGATTCTCAAGAGTTACTTACTCTGCTTGATGCGCCTCCGGGAACAAGTTGCCCGGTTGTTGAAACGGTTGCAACTGCAAACTATGTTATTTTGGTTACCGAACCAACTCCATTTGGATTGCACGATTTAACCATTACCGTTGAACTGTTAAAAGAATTAAACAAACCATTTGGAGTTATTGTAAACAAAGCCAACCTGGGCAACAACGCTGTTTTTGATTATCTGGAAAAGAACAAAATCACTTTGCTGGGAAAAATTCCCTTTTCGAAAGAATACGCTGCAAATTATTCGCAAGGCGATTTGCTAAATAATATTCCGCCTGAGGTTAATGCAACCTACCGGCAAATAGTTGAGCAATTACACCCCATTATTAACTAAGATGAAAGAAATTACCATATTAAGTGGAAAAGGTGGTGCCGGAAAAACCAGTATTGCTGCGGCTTTGGCGTCGTTAGCAGAAAATGCGGTGTTTTGCGACAACGATGTTGACGCTGCCGACCTGCATTTAATTTTAAAACCGGAAATTCACGAAACACATCAGTTCGATAGTGGTTCACTGGCTATTATAAATCAAGACGAATGCTCAAATTGCGGAATATGCATAAAAGCTTGCCGTTTTGAAGCCATTTCTACCAACACTGATGGTTTTCCGGAAGTCAACCCATTTCAATGCGAAGGCTGCAGATTATGCGAGCGGCTTTGTCCTGTCGATGCTATTCAAATTAGCCAAAACCTAAACAACAACTGGTATGTTTCAGAAACGCGTTTTGGTACAATGGTACATGCCAAAATGGGTCCCGGCGAAGAAAACTCGGGGAAACTGGTTACCCGAATCAGGGAAAAAGCAAGCGAATTGGCAAGAGAAAAAAAAAACCGCTATGTAATTAACGATGGTCCTCCGGGAATTGGCTGCACCGCCATTTCATCTATTACCGGAACAAATGCAGTTTTGCTGGTAATTGAGCCAACCATTTCAGGATTACACGATGCCAAACGACTTGTTGAGCTGGTTAATTCATTTGGTGTTCCAATTTTTGCCCTCATTAATAAATTTGATATAAATGCAGAATTTACGCAAACTGTTGAAAATTATTTGGAAGAAGCTAATATCCCACTAATTGGCAAAATTCCATTTTCAGAGCTTTTTGTTGAATCAATGTTAGCTGAAAAATCGTTGATTGAATATGTGCCAAATCATCCAATAAGTTTAAATTTAAAAACCATTTGGGAAAAGATTAGCAACAACTAGCTTTATAAACATGCTATCAATATCAATTTTAACTGATAATACCGCCGGCGGGCATTTTCTGGCAGAACACGGACTCTCCTACCTCGTTGAAATAGACAACGAAAAGATTCTGTTCGATGCCGGTCATTCAGATGTATTTTTGAAAAATGCGGAAAGGCTAAATTACGATATCGAAAACGAAGTAGAGACTATTGTTTTAAGTCACGGCCACTGGGACCATGGAAACGGATTGAAATACCTGAAAAATAAAACTTTGATTACGCATCCGGCTAGTTTCGCCAGTCGTTACCGAAAAGCAGATCGCACCACAGTTGGCTTGGAACTATCAAAATATGAGATTGAAAAACAGTTTACTTTAAAAGAAAGTAAAACCTCTTTACAACTTACCGAAAATCTGGTCTTCCTTGGAGAAATACCAAGAAATAACGATTTTGAAAACAAGACAACAAGTTTTGAATTTGCAGATGGAAGTGATGATTTTATTCCCGACGATTCGGCACTGGCAGCAATAATAGATAATGAACTTGTAATTATTACCGGATGCTCACACTCCGGAATTTGCAATATTTGCGAACACGCTAAAAAAGTTACCGGATTAAATAAAATAAAAGCTGTAATTGGTGGGTTTCACTTGAAAAAGCAAGACAAACAAACATTAAAAACCATTGAATATTTTAAGAAAAATAGGATTGAGAAGCTTTTTCCATCGCATTGCACGGCATTGCCGGCACTGTCACTTTTTTATTCAACGTTTAAATCAGAGCAGGTAAAAACAGGAATGATTTTGCGATTTTAATAAGCTTGTTGAAAAACAACCTCACTAATGCCCGCAACTTTTTGGTCTGATGGATCGACATAAACCCGAATGGTTAACCTCCGGTCATTCACTTTAACCACTTTTTCCGAAGTCCATTTTAACTCTCCGGCTTTTAATTTATAGGTTGCTGCCTCTATTCCTTCGTATTCAATTTTTTGCCACGAAGCAAGTTTCACATCTCCTACAAGCGAGCGAATCCGATAAACACCATTCCGCACATTA
It contains:
- a CDS encoding NifB/NifX family molybdenum-iron cluster-binding protein gives rise to the protein MSKKIAVPVDENGILDGHFGHCKFFALIDVDETTIVNEERVTPPPHEPGVLPKWLAEKGVTDVLAGGMGHKAIQIFNYNNVNVFVGAPQLSAPELVQGYVNETIEFTANYCDH
- a CDS encoding 4Fe-4S binding protein, giving the protein MKEITILSGKGGAGKTSIAAALASLAENAVFCDNDVDAADLHLILKPEIHETHQFDSGSLAIINQDECSNCGICIKACRFEAISTNTDGFPEVNPFQCEGCRLCERLCPVDAIQISQNLNNNWYVSETRFGTMVHAKMGPGEENSGKLVTRIREKASELAREKKNRYVINDGPPGIGCTAISSITGTNAVLLVIEPTISGLHDAKRLVELVNSFGVPIFALINKFDINAEFTQTVENYLEEANIPLIGKIPFSELFVESMLAEKSLIEYVPNHPISLNLKTIWEKISNN
- a CDS encoding MBL fold metallo-hydrolase — translated: MLSISILTDNTAGGHFLAEHGLSYLVEIDNEKILFDAGHSDVFLKNAERLNYDIENEVETIVLSHGHWDHGNGLKYLKNKTLITHPASFASRYRKADRTTVGLELSKYEIEKQFTLKESKTSLQLTENLVFLGEIPRNNDFENKTTSFEFADGSDDFIPDDSALAAIIDNELVIITGCSHSGICNICEHAKKVTGLNKIKAVIGGFHLKKQDKQTLKTIEYFKKNRIEKLFPSHCTALPALSLFYSTFKSEQVKTGMILRF
- a CDS encoding ATP-binding protein, translating into MQIAIASGKGGTGKTTVSVNLYYYLSQKYNNKVQLIDCDVEEPNDILFFPEATMKKETEVFTIVPEIDTTKCTFCKKCAEWCEFNAISIVKTLEFAEVNYELCHSCGACFEACSFEAIKQIKNPLGRITEYQTTFGSGIHEGRLEIGSAMQTALIKKVKKHTDSQELLTLLDAPPGTSCPVVETVATANYVILVTEPTPFGLHDLTITVELLKELNKPFGVIVNKANLGNNAVFDYLEKNKITLLGKIPFSKEYAANYSQGDLLNNIPPEVNATYRQIVEQLHPIIN